In Vibrio cidicii, the DNA window ACCACTCGCTCACCATCTACTAAAGCAGGCACTTTCCCTGTGGGCGTAACCCCCTGTAATGTTTGGTAAAACTCAGGGGTAAATAACTTGAGCTTTTCAATTTCGACCTCCAGTCCGTTTTGAGCAAACCCCAACCATGCGCGTAGTGACCAACTAGAGTAGTTTTGATTTCCTATGTAGAGCTTCATTGTCATTCCTTTTTCGGTTGATATAGCAAAACAATAGGGCAAGTTTTTCTGCGCGACTAACGGATAGTTTTTATATAACCTATTCAAAATTACGATGGATGAGGCAAACAATGGACATTGAAGCTTTACGCAGTTTTCTTGCTTTTGTCGAAACGGGCAGTTTTACCCGGGCGGCAAAACAGATCAGCCGTACACAGTCGGCTTTCAGTGCGCAAATGCGCAAATTGGAGGAAGAGATTGGTGCTTCGCTGTTTATCAAAGAGGGGCGCTATTTGGTCCTTAGCGATGCCGGAGTGCGCCTCACCACTCATGCGCGCAATCTGGTGACGCAGCATGATGAATCCTTGTCTCAACTGCAGCATTTTCAGGATAAACGACCGCTGCGCCTCGGCTGCCCGGAAGATTACAATCAAACCGTGCTGCCGACGTTAGTGGCCAAGCTGCAACAGTTACAACCCACCTGCTCGATACAGATTTACAGCTTGCCCAGTGTCGATTTGCGTCGCCAATTAGACGCGGGCGAGCTGGACTGCGCGATTCTTACCCGCGCGCCTGATAGTGAGGAAGGCTATTGGCTTACTTCCGATCAGGGCGTGTGGATCGCATCGCCGCACTATCAAGCCGATCTGCACACGCCGCTTACTCTGGCGCTGTTTCAAACCGACTGCAAATATCATGCGGCTGCGATTGATGGCTTGACCAAGCGCGGTATCGCTTTTCACCTTTTGGCATGTTGCAATACCGCCTCGGCGCAGCGCGCTTTGGTCGAGCAGGGTTTAGCGATTGGCGCCATGGGGCGTCTCAGCGCTGGTAATAGAGTGCAAATATTGGCCGATATGCCACCCCTACCTAAGGTGGATATTGTGTTAGCAGTTGCCGCTAAACCACACCCTTTGCTCAGTCAACAACTGCTGACAAAGCTCGAAAGTGAGTTTGTTTGTTAGCCTTGAACCTTCATCTATTCGTTACGATGACAACGCGAAACTGGAGAACAGCATGTCAAAACTTAACTGGAAATCGGCTTGCCTAACGTTATTGCTTCTCACACCTTGCGGGCCACTTCTTGCCTCTGAGCGCGCAGAAATTGCATGGGAAATGGTAGAAAGCGGCGCGCTGCTGATCGATGTGCGCACTGCCGAAGAGTTCGCCAGTGGGCATCTCGAACAGGCGCGTAATATCCCTCTTAGCGAGGTTGCCACCGGCTTTCGCGCGATTGATAAAAACCAGCCGATGGTGGTCTATTGTCGCAGCGGCAACCGCTCGTCCATCGCCATGCAAGCGCTGGTGAAACAGGGTTTCACCAATGTGCACAATGGTGGTGGCCTAAGTGAAATGCAGCAAACTCAACTAAAAATGCCGCCACTTAATTGAGCTTCCATGCCAGTAAAGCCAACGGAAGCTCGACCAAACTCAGCAGAGTCGGCATACTGTCGGCTGTGCTTTTCGCTCGGTTAGGGTTATGCAAATCAGTCTGTTAGAATATCACGCCTTAGGTGATGCGATTATCGCGCTCAATACGCCCGCCTTTACGTCGCGCTATGTGGCGCTGCTGCGCGAAATTGTCGATTTTGACTGCGCGGTGATGCTCGGCTATCGCCACAACAAACACCCGATTTATCTCTACGATTCGATTCCGGATAACCGCGAACTGCTGTTTCAACGCTACCTGACGGAGTCATATCAGCACGATCCGTTCTATCGTTTAGTGGCCGATACGCAGCAAGAAGGCGTGTTTCATCTCAGCGAAATGAGCGGTGCGCCGCACAGTTATCAGCAACACCATTACCAGCAGCAGTTTTATCCGCAAACTGGCTGGCAGGATGAAATGAGCCTGGCAGTGCAACTCGACAGTGAGCGCTGGATTTTGCTCTACCTTGGCCACCTTTCTGCCGGGCGCCGTTTTTCCGCGCAGGACCGACAAGCGCTTAAAAGCCGATTCCACACGCTGGCGCCGCTCTGCCGCCAACATTGGAGCGCCAATGCGCTGCTGCTGGCTCACAGCGATGACAACGCGCTGGAGAGCGAGACCAACCACACGTCCGACATGCGCCGCTGGGTGGAACGCGCGCTGGCCAGCTTTGGCACCCAACTGCTGAGCCCACGCGAGCAGCAAATTACCGCCTTACTGGTGCAAGGGCTGGATTCGCAAGAGATCGCGACGAAGCTGAGCATCACACACGGCACGGTCAAAAATCATCGCAAGCGCATCTACGCGCAGCTCCATGTCGCCTCACTCAGTGAACTGTTTCAGCTGTTTTTAAATCACCTGATTGGCGCGCCCAACCATTCACCACGCGCTTGAGACAATCACCGCGATTATCCCTTTAGGGACATCGCCGACTCGGCTCACTATCCGTTACTCTGCCTGCAAGACATCTTGGAGGCTGTATGAATTCCCAAACCCTATTTGAAGATTTAACCGCGCGCGGCCTGATCGCGCAAAGCACATCGCTTGATGAACTCACCGCCCTGTTTCTCAGAACCGCAAACCCTGTACTGCGGCTTTGATCCAACCGCAGGCAGCCTGCACATCGGTCACTTGGTGCCGCTGTTGATGCTCAAACGTTTTCAGGATGCGGGGCACCAAGCCATTGCGCTGATTGGCGGCGCAACGGGCATGATTGGCGATCCAAGCTTTAAAGCCACCGAACGCACACTCAACTCAGCGCAGACCGTGCAGCAATGGGTGGACGATTTACGCCAGCAGATCACGCGCACCATGACGCCGCATCTCACCCAGCCACTGCGGTGTGTCAATAACGCCGATTGGACGGGCCAAGTGAATGTGATCGACTTCTTCCGCGACATCGGCAAACACTTTTCGGTCAATGCGATGATCAACCGCGAATCGGTGAAACAGCGCCTGGCTCGCCCGGACCAAGGCATTTCGTTCACCGAATTCAGCTACTCGTTGCTGCAATCGTTCGACTTTGCCCATTTGAACCGCGAACATCAGTGTCGCCTGCAAATTGGCGGTAACGATCAATGGGGCAACATCGTCAGCGGCATCGACCTCACCCGTCGCCTGAACAATGAAACCGTGCATGGTTTAACGCTGCCACTCGTCACCAAATCCGACGGCAGCAAATTTGGCAAAACCGAAGGGGGCGCCGTTTGGCTGGACGCGAGCAAGACCTCGCCCTACGCGTTCTACCAGTTCTGGTTGAACACCGACGATGCCGATGTATACCGTTTTCTGCGTTACTACACCTTCCTGTCGGTGGACGAGATTGCACGCATTGAAGCCGAAGATGCCGCGCGAAGCGGCAAACCGCAAGCGCAGCAAATTCTGGCCGAGAACATCACTGCATTTGTGCATGGCGAAGCGGGCTTAGCGAGCGCGCAACGCATCAGTGACGCCCTGTTCAGCGGCGCAGTTGCACAGCTCAGCCTGGATGAACTGGCGCAACTGGAGTTGGATGGGCTGCCGTGCACCACCGTCAGCACCGCAGATGATGTGGTTGAACTGCTGATCGCTTCGCAACTCGCCAGCTCCAAACGTCAGGCGCGCGAATGGTTGGCCAATGGCGCCATTCGCGTCAACGGGGAAAAAATGGCCGACGCCAATTTGAGCCAGAGCTTTGCGCTGTTCGATCGCTACTACCTGCTGCAACGCGGTAAGAAACAGTTTTCGCTTATCAAACTGAGCTAAATTTACACTGTAAACAAAGCATCAAAACCTTGTGAATAACGCCAAACTAAGAAAAGCCCAGCACGGGCTTTTCTCATTTTTCGCTCTCAGCCATCACCTGAGCAAGTGCCTGCGTGACCAAATTGTGATCGTGCAAAGAAGGCAAACCAGAAACCGTCACCGCCCCCACCAATCCAGATCCGGCAATACGAATCGGAAACGAGCCGCCATGAGCGCAATATTCCGCAGCATCAATGTGCGGCTGCGTCTCAAATTCGCGCTGTTTCTGCGCGTTGTACAGCGACAGATAGTAAGAACTGCGGCCATATCGCAGCACCGAATTGCGTTTGCGGCGCATCCAATCGAGATGATCCGCACACGTGCCCGGCATGGCGTATTGGAACAGCGTCTGGCCAAAACCATACACTTCAATCGCCACCGCGACTTGCTGGCTTTCTGCCATCTGTTTGAGCGCGCAGCCCAGTTGCCACGCCACATCGTGGTTAAAATGGCTCAGTTGCAGCGCCTCTTCTTGCTGCGCAATCTCAACCAGTGTCAGGCTCATAAGTTAACCTGCAACGTTTGGCCCGTTTTGCTGCTCTCCAGTGCCATTTCAATCAGCGCGATGTTTTGCAACGCCTGCTCAGGCGGCACCGGATTGGCCGTGCCGAGACGAATCGCATCCGCTACGCCTTTGAAATAGAGCTGATAGCCGCCCAGTTTCGGTCGCAATGGTTTCTGATCCCGCTTCGCTGTGCAGCTGACCATACAGCGAAGCCTCTTCCTGCGACCACTGCGGGCTGTCCGGCTGCTTGCCTTCTTTGAGGTAGCTTTCCTGCGGATCGAGGCCGTATTTCTCATACTTCGCCAGACTGCCCAGCACTTTGTAGCGCAGATTCGGCTCTGGGCTGTAGAGGTTCGAATGCAGGTGCACCAAGTGATTTGGGTAGTGCAGGATCAGGTTGTAGTAATCAATGGTGGTCGCGCCCGGGCGCATCATGCGGCACTGCGCATTGATCGCCTGTGGCAAACCAAACAGCGCCAGCGCTTGGTCTAGCAGGTGCGGCGCCAAATCAAACAAAATACCGCCGCCATCTTGCGCCAGTTCACGCCAGCGCTGACGAATTTGTGGACGGTAGCGGTCGAAGTGGGATTCAAACAGTTTGATATCGCCCAAACGCCCTTGTGCCATCAGCTTTTGCAGGGTGAGAAAATCGCCATCCCAACGACGGTTATGAAACACGCTCAGCGTTAGGCCTTTTTCCGCCGCCAACGCAATCAGTTCTTCGCCATCTTCAATGCGGGTCACGAACGGCTTTTCAACGATCACGTGCTTGCCATTTTGCAGCGCGCGTTTGGCCAACGGGTAATGCACATCGTTCGGCGCGGTGATGATCACCAGCTCAGCATCGCTGTTGTCCAGCAGGTCATTCGCATCGCCAAACCATTGCGCGCTCGGCCAATCGGCCGCGACTGCGGCTTGTTGGCTGGAACTGATCGCACTCAGCGTCAGCTCAGGCAGCGCGTTGATGAAAGGCAAGTGAAAGGTTTTCGCCGAATAGCCGTAGCCAATCACAGCGGTTTTTACCGGAGCGTAAGTCATATCAAAACTGTCCTTCTGGTGCGGTCGCCACAACACACTGAATGTCGTGACGGTCAAATAATTCTTGCAGTGCTGGCGCGGTTGGCGCGTCGGTGATCACCATGTCGATCGCCGCCACATCACACACGTGATGGAAATTCTCGGTGCCCATTTTGTGCTGTTCGCACACCAAAATGATCTGCTGCGCTTGGGCCATCATCGCGCGTTTCATCGACGCTTCTTGTTCACAATTGGTTGTCAGGCCACGCTCAGACAGCGCACACACGCCAATAAACGCCTTGTTGACATGATAGCCAGCCATTTGCTGTTCAGCCTGCGCGCCTAAAATAGCGCGGCTGTACGGATCGAAATGACCGCCCAGCAGATGCACCGAATGCGAAGAGCCCTCTTCAACCTGAGCCAGCGTGTTGACTGAGTTAGTCACGATAGTCGCAGGCGCCGCCAGATAACCGGGGACCAGCGCCAACGTGGTGCTGGTATCGAGCACAATGTAATCCTGCGCATCCACCATGGATGCCGCGTACTGCGCCAATGCGTGCTTACTCGCGCTGACGGTTTTGGCCGAGAACGGCTCGCTTTTCGGCGATACCGGCGCCAGCATCGCACCGCCTCGAATGCGCTGAATGCCCGGCATCTGAGTGAGCTTCACCAGATCGCGCCGCGCGGAATCACGCGATACGCCAAATTGGTCACAGATATCAGTCAGGGTCATTTTCCCCTGCTGCTTAATCAGCATTTGTAAGTGAATCAAGCGCTCTTCTTGCGTCATAAACTTAAAATCACGTAAGTAGTTTTAATGCATTATGCCGAGTTAAACGCTGGCGGTCGAGATCTTTTTCGCTGTGATCTTGACCCGTTTTTGCTGTTTCTGTTTGTCTCGGTTGCAATCAAGCTCATCTGCTTGCGACGGGTAATACAGGAAAAAGTTAAAAAAATCCCTCGAACTTTGTCGAGGGATGGTATGGGTGAGGTCGATGCTGACTATTTCTCCGTTCGGCCGACAAAGGCGACCACCACCTTGTCATCGCCTTGGGTGCGAGAAAAAACATACGCACCCTCTTGCTCTATCACCTGATGTACGCCAGCGCCAATCGCCGGGTGAGCTTGTCTGAATTTGGCGACGGTCTGCCAGTGTTTCAACAAGCCTTGCTGATCGTCATTGAGCGTCCAGACCATATCTGAGCGCGTTCCCTGATGGAAATCGTCGGCATACGGGCCAATGTTGCGGCCGATCTCATCGCCGTAATAAACCTGAACCGCGCCGGGGCTCAGCAGCAATGCATTGGCGGCGTTACGCTGCATCGCATAGTCTTTGAAGCGGCTGAAAAACAGCTCAGTGTCGTGAGAAGACATGTAACTGACCGGATTAAAATCTTTCTCTTTGACGATGGTATTAGCGTAATCCTGATAGGTGTCGGCCATTTGGCTAAAACAGGCCGCGCCTTTATCCAGTTTTTTCTGCATGTCGAAGTTGATCAAAGCATCAAAGCCATCATCAAAATAGGGGCTGCGATACGCCGAATGCCCCCAGACTTCGCCCATCATCCAGAAGGGCTCACCGGTTTTTCCGTTGGCTTTACGCCACTCTTCAAGGCGTTCGCTGCCGGCTTTTTTCAACCGTTGCCACACCTCGCCTTCAACGTGCTTCACTGTATCAACGCGATAACCGTCGATACCGAAACGTTTCACCCAATCGCTTTGCCATTCAATCAGATAATCGGCCACGCTGTAGTTCTCTCTTGCCACCACACGCGTACCGGGATTGTTGAGCAGCCAAGCGGGCGGCGTCACGGCTTGGGTCGATTCAGTGATGAAATCGGGTAGACCGGCCAACGACATGGTGATGTCGCTGCTGCCCGGAGCCTGATAGCCGGGCAGCCCCGTTCTCACCCAATCTGGCCCCCACCATTGCCGCCAGTTCTGGCTTTGGTAATCAATCGCTTGATGGTAGCTGTGCCAGTTCTGGCCTGCTTGTGGCTGCCAATCTGCCCATTTGGGCGGCAGTTGACCCTCGGGTTTGATAACGTTCAAGCCATCAAACTGTAAGTCAGCCAAGGTCGAATAGCCGGAATGGTTGATCACCGCATCAAGTAAGACTTTGATGCCGCGTTTGTGCGCTTCATCGACCAAGGTTTTTAGGTCGGCGTCATTGCCAAAGTTCTGGTCAATTTTGGTGAAATCCCGCGTCCAGTAACCGTGATACGCATAAAAAGGAAACGAACCGCTGTCACCGCCGCCAACAAAGCCATGCACTTGCTCGACAATCGGCGAAAGCCAAATCGCATCCGTGCCAAGGCTTTGAATGTAGTCAAGCTTTGCAATCACACCTTTCAAATCGCCGCCATGAAACGTCCCCACTTCCTCTTTGCCATCTTTTTTACGCCCGTAGCTGTTGTCGTTACTCGGGTCGGCGTTGTGGAAGCGATCAACCATAACAAAGTAGATGTTGGCGTTGCGGTAATCAAAACCAGTATCTGACTTGGCCGGGGTCACTGGCTCAAGCAGCAGCAGACCGCCAGAGCCCGCCGCAGGGGTGAGCGACACAGCGCCGTTTTTTACCGTCACGGTTTGGCCGCTGTACGCGTCGCGCAGTTCAGTGCCGTCGGCAAAGGTGTCGCCAAGGTTCACACTTACTTCCCCGCCAGCGTACACTTCACATTCAACTTGCGGCACGGGGCGCTTAAACTCGCTTTTGGCGACCTTTTTCGGTTCTCGCTTAAAGGTCAAGGTGTTCGCGCTTGCATCAAAAGCAAAAGAGTAATCGCCGCTAAAGAGGATTTTCAGCGGTAATTCGGTGGCTTTGCCGCAGTTTAGCGAAATCGGTTGGTTAAACTTGATGCGCTGGTCGTCCTGCGCTTGGCAGTTCCCCTCAAGTCCGGTCACTTTTAGGGTGTAGGTATCTTTGACAAGCGGAACCACCAACGGCTGCTCGGCGCTGAGTGGAAAATCACGGCTGTTGGTGGTGGTTGAAATGGTCAGATTGGGCTCAGCGACCGCGGCGGCCGAGCTGAGCAATAAAGTCAGGGTAATGGCATTGAGTTTCATCGTTCAGTCCGTTGTTAGAATAGTTTTGTTCACCGTGCATGGTAAAAAACTCTGTGGCAACGGACATCATTCACCGCCACTACGCCCTAAAATTTAACCCCTATCACAAGTTCGCCAATCAAGGGCGTAGGCGATGAATATTCGCTCAACCACCTGCTCGAAGATAAACGAAACGCGGCTATCCATTACAAATCAGCAGTGATCGCCCCCCTTAAACCTCACCAAACTCATTCGAAATAATTGAATGTCTTAATCGCTAACTAGTAATTTTCGTAAGCGACGTTTCCTTCTAAACTTGCTTCAACGCTTGAGAGATAAAGCCTCTCTCAAAACAAAAAGACATTAAAAATTATTGAGGATATGAAGATGAAATCACTAATAAAAAGCTTAGCTGAATCGAAAGCAGGTTACGGCGCCCTGGCACTTCGTTTGCCAATCGGCATCATTTTTATGGCTCACGGCGCGCAGAAACTGTTTGGTTGGTTTGGCGGTTATGGCCTTGCAGGAAACCGGACAGTGGATGGATTCCATCGGCCTTGGCCCTGGCATGTTGATGGCTGGCCTAGCAGGTAGTGCCGAGTTTTTCGGCGGATTGGCCATTTTACTTGGCTTGCTGACTCGCCCTGCTGCATTTGCGCTTGCCTTTACCATGCTGGTGGCGATTGTCTCTGTACACCTTGAGAATGGCTTGTTTATGGCCAACAACGGGTACGAATTTGGTTTGGCTCTGCTGGCTGCAAGCGTATCACTGGCTTTTTCGGGCGCTGGTAAACTGGGCCTAGATAGCATTCTTAGCCAGAAACTGGCTGGGAAATAATCCACTCTCACAGAGATCTCAGGAGACATC includes these proteins:
- a CDS encoding LysR family transcriptional regulator, producing the protein MDIEALRSFLAFVETGSFTRAAKQISRTQSAFSAQMRKLEEEIGASLFIKEGRYLVLSDAGVRLTTHARNLVTQHDESLSQLQHFQDKRPLRLGCPEDYNQTVLPTLVAKLQQLQPTCSIQIYSLPSVDLRRQLDAGELDCAILTRAPDSEEGYWLTSDQGVWIASPHYQADLHTPLTLALFQTDCKYHAAAIDGLTKRGIAFHLLACCNTASAQRALVEQGLAIGAMGRLSAGNRVQILADMPPLPKVDIVLAVAAKPHPLLSQQLLTKLESEFVC
- a CDS encoding rhodanese-like domain-containing protein, whose amino-acid sequence is MSKLNWKSACLTLLLLTPCGPLLASERAEIAWEMVESGALLIDVRTAEEFASGHLEQARNIPLSEVATGFRAIDKNQPMVVYCRSGNRSSIAMQALVKQGFTNVHNGGGLSEMQQTQLKMPPLN
- a CDS encoding LuxR family transcriptional regulator, coding for MQISLLEYHALGDAIIALNTPAFTSRYVALLREIVDFDCAVMLGYRHNKHPIYLYDSIPDNRELLFQRYLTESYQHDPFYRLVADTQQEGVFHLSEMSGAPHSYQQHHYQQQFYPQTGWQDEMSLAVQLDSERWILLYLGHLSAGRRFSAQDRQALKSRFHTLAPLCRQHWSANALLLAHSDDNALESETNHTSDMRRWVERALASFGTQLLSPREQQITALLVQGLDSQEIATKLSITHGTVKNHRKRIYAQLHVASLSELFQLFLNHLIGAPNHSPRA
- a CDS encoding heme-degrading domain-containing protein, which produces MSLTLVEIAQQEEALQLSHFNHDVAWQLGCALKQMAESQQVAVAIEVYGFGQTLFQYAMPGTCADHLDWMRRKRNSVLRYGRSSYYLSLYNAQKQREFETQPHIDAAEYCAHGGSFPIRIAGSGLVGAVTVSGLPSLHDHNLVTQALAQVMAESEK
- a CDS encoding DeoR/GlpR family DNA-binding transcription regulator, with the translated sequence MTQEERLIHLQMLIKQQGKMTLTDICDQFGVSRDSARRDLVKLTQMPGIQRIRGGAMLAPVSPKSEPFSAKTVSASKHALAQYAASMVDAQDYIVLDTSTTLALVPGYLAAPATIVTNSVNTLAQVEEGSSHSVHLLGGHFDPYSRAILGAQAEQQMAGYHVNKAFIGVCALSERGLTTNCEQEASMKRAMMAQAQQIILVCEQHKMGTENFHHVCDVAAIDMVITDAPTAPALQELFDRHDIQCVVATAPEGQF
- a CDS encoding alpha-amylase codes for the protein MKLNAITLTLLLSSAAAVAEPNLTISTTTNSRDFPLSAEQPLVVPLVKDTYTLKVTGLEGNCQAQDDQRIKFNQPISLNCGKATELPLKILFSGDYSFAFDASANTLTFKREPKKVAKSEFKRPVPQVECEVYAGGEVSVNLGDTFADGTELRDAYSGQTVTVKNGAVSLTPAAGSGGLLLLEPVTPAKSDTGFDYRNANIYFVMVDRFHNADPSNDNSYGRKKDGKEEVGTFHGGDLKGVIAKLDYIQSLGTDAIWLSPIVEQVHGFVGGGDSGSFPFYAYHGYWTRDFTKIDQNFGNDADLKTLVDEAHKRGIKVLLDAVINHSGYSTLADLQFDGLNVIKPEGQLPPKWADWQPQAGQNWHSYHQAIDYQSQNWRQWWGPDWVRTGLPGYQAPGSSDITMSLAGLPDFITESTQAVTPPAWLLNNPGTRVVARENYSVADYLIEWQSDWVKRFGIDGYRVDTVKHVEGEVWQRLKKAGSERLEEWRKANGKTGEPFWMMGEVWGHSAYRSPYFDDGFDALINFDMQKKLDKGAACFSQMADTYQDYANTIVKEKDFNPVSYMSSHDTELFFSRFKDYAMQRNAANALLLSPGAVQVYYGDEIGRNIGPYADDFHQGTRSDMVWTLNDDQQGLLKHWQTVAKFRQAHPAIGAGVHQVIEQEGAYVFSRTQGDDKVVVAFVGRTEK